From Rhododendron vialii isolate Sample 1 chromosome 10a, ASM3025357v1, the proteins below share one genomic window:
- the LOC131302671 gene encoding cysteine-rich receptor-like protein kinase 3 isoform X1, with the protein MRASPINTMAPQLLQFRQLWRYPIKAVTLTVVLTTTAMLNLVAADPQTNLLNKGCSQYNATNLSNFYTNLNDTFFQLRSQLSGVNTKFATGQLAKGSDPVYAMAQCRDYLSTTDCVACFDVAVVLIRNCTGANGARVIYDGCFLRYESSTFYNQTTLPGNMGICGNDTAAQPTAFQTAAQGLLTDLETATPRINGYFAAATREVSGGGGTVYAVTQCAQSVSESGCLGCLQVAYGNIQSCPPDTDGRAVDAGCFFRYSDTAFFGANQTTNITPFLGVGGGGSSNKDAIIGGVVGGGGCLLLIVGLVLWYHRSRKAKATSRGEIIGASELQGPTTFSYKDLKSATNNFSNETKLGEGGFGDVYKGTLKNGNVVAVKKLVMETSRAKADFATEVKLISNVHHRNLLRLLGCSTKGPDLLLVYDYMENGSLDQFLYGEMRGTLNWNQRFDIIFGTARGLAYLHDQFHVTIIHRDIKCSNILLDHELQPKIADFGLARLLPEGQSHLSTKFAGTLGYTAPEYAIHGQLTEKVDTYSFGIVVLEIISGRKCSETKTVEDEPVAEYLLEQAWKLYENDLHSKLVDEILVVSDGYTEEAAKKIIELALMCTQTPASSRPSMSEVVMLLSDRSMDLTMRPGRHAFMDKDKKIRNDASTTPDSSTSNATASFTEFSGR; encoded by the exons ATGCGTGCCTCACCGATCAACACAATGGCCCCCCAACTTCTACAATTCCGCCAGCTATGGCGGTATCCGATAAAAGCGGTAACTCTGACGGTAGTGCTGACCACCACGGCGATGCTAAATCTGGTGGCGGCAGACCCACAAACCAATCTTCTAAACAAGGGGTGCAGCCAGTACAACGCAACAAACCTCTCCAACTTCTACACTAACTTAAATGACACATTTTTCCAACTCCGGAGCCAGCTGTCTGGGGTGAACACCAAGTTTGCCACTGGACAGCTGGCCAAGGGTTCGGACCCGGTTTACGCCATGGCTCAGTGCAGGGACTATCTCTCTACGACGGACTGCGTGGCGTGCTTTGATGTGGCGGTGGTTTTGATACGGAACTGCACGGGTGCTAACGGCGCTAGAGTAATTTATGATGGGTGCTTCCTCAG GTATGAAAGCAGCACTTTCTACAACCAGACCACTCTCCCTGGGAATATGGGCATATGCGGCAACGACACCGCAGCTCAGCCCACGGCTTTCCAGACAGCCGCGCAAGGACTACTAACGGATCTCGAAACGGCAACACCCAGGATTAATGGCTACTTCGCAGCGGCAACGAGGGAGGTGTCCGGTGGTGGCGGCACCGTCTACGCAGTGACACAGTGTGCTCAAAGTGTGAGTGAGAGTGGTTGCCTGGGTTGCTTGCAGGTGGCGTATGGGAATATACAGAGTTGCCCTCCTGATACAGATGGGAGGGCTGTTGATGCTGGGTGTTTCTTTAGGTACTCGGACACTGCCTTCTTTGGTGCCAATCAGACCACTAATATCACCCCTTTCCTTGGAGTTGGAG GAGGAGGTTCAAGCAACAAGGATGCCATCATCGGAGGGGTCGTTGGAGGTGGAGGATGCCTTCTGCTTATAGTTGGACTGGTTTTATGGTATCACCGATCAAGAAAGGCAAAAGCAACTTCAAGAG GTGAAATAATAGGGGCAAGCGAGCTGCAGGGACCTACGACTTTCAGCTACAAAGATTTGAAATCTGCCACAAATAATTTCAGTAATGAAACCAAACTAGGAGAAGGAGGGTTTGGTGATGTATATAAG GGAACTCTGAAGAATGGGAATGTAGTTGCAGTGAAGAAGCTAGTCATGGAAACCAGTAGAGCAAAGGCGGATTTCGCAACTGAAGTGAAGCTAATTAGTAACGTTCATCATCGGAATCTCCTCCGGCTGCTAGGTTGTAGCACCAAAGGGCCCGATTTACTACTCGTCTACGATTATATGGAAAATGGAAGCCTTGACCAGTTCTTATATG GCGAAATGCGCGGGACCTTGAACTGGAACCAGCGGTTCGACATAATATTTGGCACAGCCAGGGGTCTTGCCTATCTACATGACCAATTCCATGTCACTATCATACATAGAGATATAAAGTGCAGCAATATTCTGCTGGATCATGAGCTCCAGCCCAAAATCGCTGATTTCGGGCTGGCAAGGCTTCTACCTGAGGGTCAGAGCCATCTCAGCACCAAGTTTGCTGGAACACT GGGATATACTGCACCAGAATATGCAATCCATGGACAGTTGACTGAGAAGGTTGATACCTACAGCTTCGGCATAGTCGTCCTCGAAATTATTAGCGGTCGGAAGTGTAGTGAAACCAAGACTGTCGAAGACGAACCAGTTGCGGAGTATCTCCTTGAACAG GCATGGAAGCTGTACGAGAATGATTTGCACTCGAAGCTGGTAGACGAGATCTTAGTAGTCTCGGATGGGTACACAGAAGAAGCTGCAAAGAAAATCATAGAGCTTGCCTTGATGTGCACTCAGACGCCGGCTTCTTCTCGACCCTCCATGTCCGAAGTTGTTATGCTTCTAAGCGATCGCTCAATGGATCTCACCATGCGGCCCGGAAGGCATGCTTTCATGGACAAGGATAAGAAGATTCGCAACGACGCATCTACTACTCCCGACTCATCAACTTCCAATGCCACTGCTTCTTTCACAGAGTTCTCCGGTCGCTAG
- the LOC131302671 gene encoding cysteine-rich receptor-like protein kinase 2 isoform X2 — MRASPINTMAPQLLQFRQLWRYPIKAVTLTVVLTTTAMLNLVAADPQTNLLNKGCSQYNATNLSNFYTNLNDTFFQLRSQLSGVNTKFATGQLAKGSDPVYAMAQCRDYLSTTDCVACFDVAVVLIRNCTGANGARVIYDGCFLRYESSTFYNQTTLPGNMGICGNDTAAQPTAFQTAAQGLLTDLETATPRINGYFAAATREVSGGGGTVYAVTQCAQSVSESGCLGCLQVAYGNIQSCPPDTDGRAVDAGCFFRYSDTAFFGANQTTNITPFLGVGGEIIGASELQGPTTFSYKDLKSATNNFSNETKLGEGGFGDVYKGTLKNGNVVAVKKLVMETSRAKADFATEVKLISNVHHRNLLRLLGCSTKGPDLLLVYDYMENGSLDQFLYGEMRGTLNWNQRFDIIFGTARGLAYLHDQFHVTIIHRDIKCSNILLDHELQPKIADFGLARLLPEGQSHLSTKFAGTLGYTAPEYAIHGQLTEKVDTYSFGIVVLEIISGRKCSETKTVEDEPVAEYLLEQAWKLYENDLHSKLVDEILVVSDGYTEEAAKKIIELALMCTQTPASSRPSMSEVVMLLSDRSMDLTMRPGRHAFMDKDKKIRNDASTTPDSSTSNATASFTEFSGR, encoded by the exons ATGCGTGCCTCACCGATCAACACAATGGCCCCCCAACTTCTACAATTCCGCCAGCTATGGCGGTATCCGATAAAAGCGGTAACTCTGACGGTAGTGCTGACCACCACGGCGATGCTAAATCTGGTGGCGGCAGACCCACAAACCAATCTTCTAAACAAGGGGTGCAGCCAGTACAACGCAACAAACCTCTCCAACTTCTACACTAACTTAAATGACACATTTTTCCAACTCCGGAGCCAGCTGTCTGGGGTGAACACCAAGTTTGCCACTGGACAGCTGGCCAAGGGTTCGGACCCGGTTTACGCCATGGCTCAGTGCAGGGACTATCTCTCTACGACGGACTGCGTGGCGTGCTTTGATGTGGCGGTGGTTTTGATACGGAACTGCACGGGTGCTAACGGCGCTAGAGTAATTTATGATGGGTGCTTCCTCAG GTATGAAAGCAGCACTTTCTACAACCAGACCACTCTCCCTGGGAATATGGGCATATGCGGCAACGACACCGCAGCTCAGCCCACGGCTTTCCAGACAGCCGCGCAAGGACTACTAACGGATCTCGAAACGGCAACACCCAGGATTAATGGCTACTTCGCAGCGGCAACGAGGGAGGTGTCCGGTGGTGGCGGCACCGTCTACGCAGTGACACAGTGTGCTCAAAGTGTGAGTGAGAGTGGTTGCCTGGGTTGCTTGCAGGTGGCGTATGGGAATATACAGAGTTGCCCTCCTGATACAGATGGGAGGGCTGTTGATGCTGGGTGTTTCTTTAGGTACTCGGACACTGCCTTCTTTGGTGCCAATCAGACCACTAATATCACCCCTTTCCTTGGAGTTGGAG GTGAAATAATAGGGGCAAGCGAGCTGCAGGGACCTACGACTTTCAGCTACAAAGATTTGAAATCTGCCACAAATAATTTCAGTAATGAAACCAAACTAGGAGAAGGAGGGTTTGGTGATGTATATAAG GGAACTCTGAAGAATGGGAATGTAGTTGCAGTGAAGAAGCTAGTCATGGAAACCAGTAGAGCAAAGGCGGATTTCGCAACTGAAGTGAAGCTAATTAGTAACGTTCATCATCGGAATCTCCTCCGGCTGCTAGGTTGTAGCACCAAAGGGCCCGATTTACTACTCGTCTACGATTATATGGAAAATGGAAGCCTTGACCAGTTCTTATATG GCGAAATGCGCGGGACCTTGAACTGGAACCAGCGGTTCGACATAATATTTGGCACAGCCAGGGGTCTTGCCTATCTACATGACCAATTCCATGTCACTATCATACATAGAGATATAAAGTGCAGCAATATTCTGCTGGATCATGAGCTCCAGCCCAAAATCGCTGATTTCGGGCTGGCAAGGCTTCTACCTGAGGGTCAGAGCCATCTCAGCACCAAGTTTGCTGGAACACT GGGATATACTGCACCAGAATATGCAATCCATGGACAGTTGACTGAGAAGGTTGATACCTACAGCTTCGGCATAGTCGTCCTCGAAATTATTAGCGGTCGGAAGTGTAGTGAAACCAAGACTGTCGAAGACGAACCAGTTGCGGAGTATCTCCTTGAACAG GCATGGAAGCTGTACGAGAATGATTTGCACTCGAAGCTGGTAGACGAGATCTTAGTAGTCTCGGATGGGTACACAGAAGAAGCTGCAAAGAAAATCATAGAGCTTGCCTTGATGTGCACTCAGACGCCGGCTTCTTCTCGACCCTCCATGTCCGAAGTTGTTATGCTTCTAAGCGATCGCTCAATGGATCTCACCATGCGGCCCGGAAGGCATGCTTTCATGGACAAGGATAAGAAGATTCGCAACGACGCATCTACTACTCCCGACTCATCAACTTCCAATGCCACTGCTTCTTTCACAGAGTTCTCCGGTCGCTAG